The Muricauda sp. SCSIO 65647 genome includes a region encoding these proteins:
- a CDS encoding endonuclease/exonuclease/phosphatase family protein gives MKQLTTLWVILTLHTAFGQTTNVMTYNIKYDNPKDSLNNWNDRKDFLISQLNFYAPDIFGTQEGLAHQLKEIDRGLNDHTFFGVGRDHGDDRGEFTAIFYNQKKIDLLKEATFWLSPTPEKPSKGWDAALPRICTYGLFKRKKDGRQFYVFNTHFDHVGIHARIESAKLILKKIKELNVENLPVVVMGDFNLEPSSKGIRLISDELGDAHIEAGKNAHGPKGTFNGFDFTKPVEKRIDYIFISNGDFEVLKSGILSDSFECRYPSDHFPVYAELRFMEK, from the coding sequence ATGAAACAGCTAACCACTCTTTGGGTCATTTTGACCTTACATACCGCTTTTGGTCAGACCACAAATGTGATGACCTATAACATCAAATATGATAATCCGAAGGATAGTCTAAACAATTGGAACGACCGCAAAGATTTTCTTATCTCACAGCTCAATTTTTATGCCCCCGATATCTTTGGCACCCAAGAGGGGCTTGCACACCAGCTGAAGGAAATCGATCGAGGGTTGAACGATCATACTTTTTTTGGTGTGGGCCGCGACCATGGTGACGACCGTGGTGAGTTCACCGCCATCTTTTACAATCAGAAAAAAATCGATTTGTTGAAAGAAGCCACTTTCTGGCTTTCACCTACTCCTGAAAAACCTTCAAAAGGCTGGGATGCCGCCCTGCCAAGAATATGCACCTATGGTCTTTTCAAAAGAAAAAAAGATGGACGGCAGTTCTATGTGTTCAACACCCATTTTGACCATGTGGGTATACATGCACGGATAGAGAGCGCAAAATTAATTCTTAAGAAAATCAAAGAGTTGAACGTTGAAAATCTTCCTGTGGTCGTAATGGGTGATTTCAATTTAGAACCTTCCAGCAAAGGAATTCGACTAATCTCAGATGAATTGGGCGATGCTCATATCGAAGCCGGTAAAAATGCCCATGGCCCCAAGGGCACCTTCAATGGCTTTGATTTTACAAAACCTGTTGAAAAAAGAATTGACTATATCTTTATTTCAAATGGGGATTTTGAGGTGTTGAAAAGCGGTATTTTGAGCGATTCATTTGAATGTCGGTACCCATCAGATCACTTTCCGGTATATGCCGAGTTGCGGTTCATGGAAAAATGA
- a CDS encoding sulfatase, producing the protein MNWKISVVSLLLVFASCKQKEAETTIEKRPPNIVFIMSDDHAFQAISAYGHELGKLAPTPNLDRLAKNGAIFENNFCTNSICGPSRAVILTGKHSHINGFRMNGERFNGNQATLPKYLQKLGYETAIIGKWHLHGAPKGFDHWEILNDQGNYYNPEFISGQDTTIVEGYATDLITEKSLDWLKHREDAEQPFFLMVHHKAPHRNWMPALRHANKYDSVTFPLPDTYFPTFEKQTASVEQQQTIYSDMYEGHDLKMTKEHGSTALAHNPWTTDFERMTPEQRKAWDEAYLPKNNAFHKASLKDKDLALWKGQRYLQDYLATVAAVDEGVGKILDYLEENGLEENTLVVYTSDQGFYLGEKGWFDKRFMYEESLKMPLLMQLPRVIEPGTIIKGMTQNLDFAPTFLDLAGGAAYTSEMQGESFRKLLEGSEDDFKEAIYYHYYDFPAFHMVKKQYGVRTKRFKLIHFYDDIDEWEFYDLEKDPKELYNAIDDEKYADEIAMMHQKLDSLQVVYKVTEKEFENAPKEQVEKAYENFDRLLGKPIK; encoded by the coding sequence ATGAACTGGAAAATATCAGTAGTGAGCCTATTGTTGGTTTTTGCTTCCTGTAAACAGAAAGAAGCGGAAACGACCATTGAGAAAAGACCACCGAATATTGTTTTTATCATGTCAGATGACCATGCGTTTCAGGCCATAAGTGCCTATGGTCATGAGTTGGGCAAGTTGGCGCCCACACCAAACCTCGATCGTCTGGCAAAGAACGGTGCCATTTTTGAGAACAATTTTTGTACAAACTCCATTTGCGGTCCCAGTCGTGCGGTTATTCTAACAGGAAAGCACAGCCATATAAACGGATTTAGGATGAATGGTGAAAGGTTCAACGGCAATCAGGCCACATTGCCCAAATACCTGCAAAAACTTGGATACGAGACAGCCATTATCGGCAAGTGGCACCTGCATGGGGCTCCCAAGGGCTTTGACCATTGGGAGATTTTGAACGATCAGGGAAACTACTACAATCCTGAGTTCATTAGTGGCCAAGATACCACCATTGTCGAAGGCTATGCCACAGATCTTATCACTGAAAAAAGCCTAGACTGGCTGAAGCACAGAGAAGATGCCGAACAGCCTTTCTTTTTGATGGTACACCACAAAGCGCCACATCGCAATTGGATGCCCGCCCTTCGCCATGCGAACAAATACGATTCGGTGACTTTTCCACTGCCCGATACCTATTTTCCTACTTTTGAGAAGCAAACGGCTTCTGTAGAACAACAACAGACCATTTATAGTGATATGTATGAGGGCCATGACCTGAAAATGACCAAAGAACATGGCAGCACGGCACTGGCCCACAACCCTTGGACCACCGATTTTGAACGCATGACCCCAGAACAGCGCAAGGCTTGGGATGAAGCCTATTTGCCTAAAAACAATGCCTTTCACAAGGCCAGTCTTAAAGACAAGGACTTGGCCCTTTGGAAAGGTCAACGTTACCTTCAAGATTATCTGGCCACTGTGGCTGCGGTCGATGAGGGTGTGGGCAAAATTTTAGACTATCTAGAAGAAAATGGTTTAGAAGAGAATACCTTGGTGGTCTACACCTCAGACCAAGGCTTCTATTTGGGCGAAAAAGGTTGGTTTGACAAACGGTTCATGTACGAAGAATCTTTGAAAATGCCCTTATTGATGCAGTTGCCAAGGGTTATCGAACCGGGCACGATAATCAAGGGTATGACACAGAACCTCGATTTCGCCCCAACTTTTCTCGATTTGGCCGGGGGTGCTGCGTATACTTCCGAAATGCAGGGAGAATCGTTCAGAAAATTGTTGGAAGGATCTGAAGATGATTTCAAAGAGGCCATTTACTATCATTACTACGACTTTCCAGCTTTCCACATGGTCAAAAAACAATATGGGGTGCGTACCAAACGCTTTAAACTTATTCATTTTTATGACGATATTGACGAATGGGAATTCTATGACCTCGAAAAAGATCCAAAAGAGTTGTACAATGCCATTGACGATGAAAAATATGCTGACGAGATAGCCATGATGCATCAAAAACTGGACAGCCTTCAGGTAGTGTACAAAGTGACGGAAAAAGAATTTGAAAATGCCCCAAAAGAGCAGGTAGAAAAGGCTTATGAGAATTTTGACCGCCTGCTCGGAAAACCGATAAAATGA
- a CDS encoding alpha/beta hydrolase, which translates to MASTAQERYIDSIFTEINVRSFVFSDTLELDFYSAKNNELTDRPIMILVHGGGFAIGKKDNLLEKKFCTAMAAKGYAVASISYRLTRKGKSFDCDCPTEEKLATFKTASEDVLKAVGHLAKNTGSLGFDRNKIILVGSSAGAEAVLNTVFMRYHRDFRQLPYGNLQFAGVISFSGAVLNADYITEQTAIPTLLFHGVKDKLVPYGTAAHHYCDEDTPGYLPLDGSNTIAQRLSKLGAPYTLYVDMEGNHDWANKAYAHTHDISNFIKTVILDGVWQQSKIRLTP; encoded by the coding sequence TTGGCAAGCACTGCTCAAGAGCGCTACATAGATTCTATTTTTACTGAAATCAATGTCCGAAGTTTTGTTTTCTCAGATACATTGGAGCTTGATTTTTATAGTGCCAAAAACAATGAATTGACCGATAGGCCTATAATGATATTGGTTCACGGCGGTGGATTTGCCATAGGCAAAAAAGACAATCTGCTCGAAAAAAAATTCTGTACCGCCATGGCCGCAAAAGGATACGCCGTGGCCTCTATCAGCTATCGCCTTACCCGAAAAGGAAAGTCTTTTGACTGTGATTGTCCCACAGAAGAAAAACTGGCCACCTTTAAAACGGCTTCTGAAGATGTGCTCAAAGCTGTTGGCCACCTAGCGAAAAATACCGGTTCTCTCGGGTTCGATCGTAACAAAATCATTTTGGTGGGCAGTAGTGCGGGTGCTGAAGCAGTGCTCAATACCGTTTTTATGAGATATCATCGTGATTTTCGTCAATTGCCGTATGGCAATCTACAGTTTGCGGGGGTCATATCGTTCTCTGGTGCCGTATTGAACGCTGATTATATCACCGAACAAACCGCCATACCTACTTTACTCTTTCATGGCGTTAAAGACAAACTGGTGCCTTACGGTACGGCCGCGCACCATTACTGCGATGAAGATACGCCCGGCTATTTACCGTTAGATGGTTCAAATACTATAGCCCAACGGCTTTCAAAACTTGGTGCACCATACACCCTCTATGTCGATATGGAGGGCAACCATGATTGGGCCAACAAGGCCTATGCCCATACCCATGATATTTCCAATTTCATCAAAACCGTAATTTTAGATGGTGTATGGCAACAATCAAAAATAAGGTTAACCCCATAG
- the bglX gene encoding beta-glucosidase BglX, translated as MILKKYHIIFLFQLFVVGGLLSQTRESIPEVEALLKQMTIDEKIGQLNLLTPGGGVATGSVVSENVEAKIKAGQVGGLFGVSGPERVRMAQKLAVEHSRLKIPLLIGSDVIHGYKTTYPIPLGLSCSWDMDLIEQAARMAATEATADGIMWNFSPMVDIARDPRWGRIAEGAGEDPFLGSAVAKAMVKGYQADDLAAPNTMLACVKHMALYGAAEAGRDYHSVDMGKVKMFNQYLPPYKAAVDAGVACVMTSFNDIDGIPATGNKWLLTDLLRNRWGFKGFVISDYTSVNEMIMHGLGDLQAVSALALKAGLDMDMVGEGFLTTLKKSLEAGNITEDEITQACRRVLEAKHVSGLLKDPYRYSDEKRPKKDILTKENRAFARKLAARSFVLFKNHDQILPLKKEAKIALVGPLADSRKNMLGTWAPTGDTKLAVTILEGFKNVAPSATISHVKGANISDDPEFAKKVNVFGPRIVIDERSPETLLQEAVEAANASDVVVAIVGEATEMSGEAASRTDISIPESQKKLIRALVATGKPVALVLMSGRPLTISEEFEMPVAILQVWHPGVEAGNAVADVVFGDYNPSGKLTTTWPRNVGQIPIYHSVKNTGRPAPKDKFDKFKSHYLDAPNTPLIPFGHGLSYTTFECTDLKLDKSNISERESIEISVTVKNTGNFDGEEVVQLYLRDVVRSITPPIRQLKGFKKVFLKKGESKTVTITLTPDDLKFYNSTLEFVSEPGEFEVFVGTDSNASLQKTFMLR; from the coding sequence ATGATTTTGAAAAAATACCATATCATTTTTCTTTTTCAGCTTTTTGTTGTTGGCGGTCTTCTATCACAGACACGGGAAAGCATTCCCGAAGTGGAAGCTTTGCTGAAACAAATGACCATAGACGAAAAAATTGGTCAGCTAAACCTATTGACACCAGGTGGTGGGGTAGCCACTGGTTCGGTGGTGAGCGAAAATGTGGAGGCCAAAATCAAAGCTGGTCAAGTGGGTGGCCTGTTTGGGGTGTCTGGCCCCGAACGTGTTCGTATGGCCCAAAAATTGGCAGTAGAGCATAGTCGATTGAAAATTCCGCTATTGATCGGTTCAGATGTCATTCATGGCTATAAGACCACCTATCCCATTCCCCTAGGGCTTTCATGCAGTTGGGATATGGACTTGATTGAACAGGCGGCCCGCATGGCGGCGACCGAAGCTACAGCTGATGGTATCATGTGGAATTTTTCCCCTATGGTCGATATCGCCCGAGACCCCCGCTGGGGCCGTATCGCAGAAGGGGCGGGTGAAGACCCTTTTTTAGGCTCGGCAGTGGCAAAGGCAATGGTCAAAGGCTATCAAGCCGATGATTTGGCGGCCCCCAATACCATGTTGGCCTGTGTGAAGCACATGGCCCTCTATGGAGCTGCTGAAGCGGGACGTGATTACCACTCCGTCGACATGGGCAAAGTGAAAATGTTCAACCAATATCTGCCTCCATACAAAGCGGCCGTTGATGCCGGGGTCGCCTGTGTTATGACCTCTTTTAACGATATCGACGGCATACCTGCTACCGGAAACAAATGGCTATTGACCGATCTGTTACGCAATCGCTGGGGCTTTAAAGGCTTTGTGATCTCTGACTATACCTCGGTGAACGAAATGATCATGCACGGCCTTGGTGATTTGCAAGCGGTATCTGCATTGGCCCTAAAAGCGGGATTGGACATGGACATGGTCGGCGAAGGCTTTCTGACCACCCTAAAAAAATCACTTGAAGCGGGCAATATCACTGAAGACGAAATCACGCAAGCCTGCCGTCGTGTACTGGAGGCCAAACATGTATCAGGTTTGCTAAAAGATCCCTATCGCTATTCAGATGAAAAGCGTCCGAAAAAAGACATTTTAACCAAAGAGAATAGGGCCTTCGCCAGAAAACTAGCTGCCCGTTCTTTTGTATTATTCAAAAATCACGATCAAATCCTTCCACTGAAGAAAGAGGCCAAAATAGCCTTGGTGGGGCCACTGGCCGATAGCCGCAAAAACATGTTGGGCACTTGGGCACCCACAGGAGACACCAAATTGGCGGTCACCATTTTAGAAGGCTTTAAAAATGTCGCCCCTAGCGCCACCATCTCCCATGTTAAAGGTGCCAATATTTCAGATGATCCCGAGTTTGCCAAAAAAGTCAATGTATTTGGCCCTAGAATAGTAATCGATGAACGTTCCCCCGAAACCCTTTTACAAGAGGCCGTTGAGGCCGCAAACGCCTCCGATGTCGTAGTCGCCATTGTGGGCGAGGCCACAGAAATGAGTGGTGAGGCTGCCAGCCGAACCGATATTTCCATTCCTGAAAGCCAAAAAAAATTGATTCGCGCCTTGGTGGCCACAGGCAAACCCGTTGCCCTGGTGTTGATGAGCGGCAGGCCCTTGACCATTTCTGAGGAATTTGAAATGCCGGTGGCCATTTTGCAGGTATGGCACCCCGGAGTTGAAGCGGGAAACGCCGTGGCCGATGTGGTCTTTGGTGATTACAACCCATCAGGAAAATTGACGACTACCTGGCCGAGAAACGTTGGGCAGATCCCTATTTACCACAGCGTGAAGAATACAGGTAGGCCAGCGCCAAAAGATAAATTCGATAAGTTCAAATCGCATTATCTTGATGCGCCCAACACACCCCTTATTCCCTTTGGTCACGGACTTAGCTATACAACTTTTGAATGTACCGATCTAAAACTTGACAAAAGCAACATTTCAGAAAGGGAATCGATCGAGATAAGTGTTACGGTAAAAAACACAGGTAATTTTGATGGTGAAGAGGTTGTTCAACTATATTTGCGAGATGTGGTACGCAGTATCACTCCGCCCATCAGACAATTGAAAGGCTTTAAAAAAGTATTCTTGAAAAAGGGCGAAAGCAAAACGGTTACCATTACCCTAACGCCCGATGATTTGAAGTTTTACAACAGTACATTGGAGTTTGTTTCAGAACCTGGTGAATTTGAAGTATTTGTGGGCACCGATTCAAACGCCTCGTTACAAAAAACCTTTATGTTAAGATAG
- a CDS encoding glucoamylase family protein has translation MGKRTFFFLAILTLFFSCNGKDDYTYTPIEFPDDDTGTPPNDEPLISDEELLDLTQRETFKYFWDFAEENSGGARERYHPNDPGRDAHVVTAGGTGFGIMALLVGIERGYITRGQGVERLQVLLDFLENADRFHGAWSHWINGTNGSVIPFSPKDNGGDLVETAFLVQGLICAKEYFEDGTDEEKLLAQQADDLWKGVEWNWYTQNRNALYWHWSPNFGFDINLELKGYNEVLITYVLAAASPDHGIEKEVYSNGWASNGNITSNETQYNIPLLVDHAGNAPFGGPLFWAHYSYLGLKPRGLSDDYVNYWNVNANHSKINYNYCAENPRNFEDYGENCWGLTASYTRNSDGNMGYNAHSPSNDTGVISPTAAISSIPYTPTESLRAMHYFYRHKDKLLGPAGFYDAFSPEHNFWVAEAYLAIDQGPQIIMIENHRTELLWSLFMQNEEVRAGLDKLGFQYSN, from the coding sequence ATGGGTAAACGTACCTTTTTTTTCTTGGCGATACTGACCCTGTTTTTTTCGTGTAACGGCAAAGATGATTATACCTATACGCCCATTGAATTTCCAGATGACGATACAGGTACCCCCCCTAATGATGAACCCCTTATAAGTGATGAAGAGCTTTTGGATCTCACCCAACGGGAAACCTTTAAATATTTCTGGGATTTTGCCGAAGAAAATTCCGGAGGTGCTCGAGAACGCTACCACCCCAATGATCCTGGCAGAGATGCCCATGTGGTCACCGCTGGTGGTACCGGTTTTGGCATAATGGCTCTATTGGTGGGTATCGAAAGAGGATACATCACCCGTGGTCAAGGTGTTGAACGGCTGCAGGTCCTTCTTGACTTTCTCGAAAACGCAGACCGCTTTCATGGTGCATGGTCACACTGGATCAATGGCACCAATGGATCGGTAATCCCGTTCAGCCCCAAAGATAATGGGGGAGATCTGGTCGAGACCGCATTTTTGGTGCAGGGACTGATTTGTGCAAAAGAATATTTTGAAGACGGTACTGATGAAGAAAAGCTATTGGCACAACAGGCAGATGACCTATGGAAAGGTGTCGAATGGAACTGGTACACGCAGAATAGGAATGCCCTGTATTGGCATTGGAGCCCTAATTTTGGCTTTGACATCAATCTTGAGCTCAAGGGCTACAATGAGGTATTGATCACCTATGTTTTGGCAGCGGCTTCGCCCGATCACGGTATTGAAAAAGAGGTATATAGCAACGGATGGGCCTCTAACGGAAACATTACTTCAAACGAAACGCAATATAACATTCCCCTATTGGTCGACCATGCCGGTAATGCCCCATTTGGCGGACCTCTGTTTTGGGCACATTATTCATATCTAGGGTTAAAGCCCAGAGGTCTTTCCGATGATTACGTGAATTATTGGAATGTGAATGCGAACCATTCTAAAATCAATTATAATTACTGTGCTGAAAACCCAAGAAACTTTGAGGATTACGGAGAAAACTGTTGGGGATTAACGGCAAGTTATACACGAAACAGTGATGGAAACATGGGCTACAACGCCCATAGCCCATCAAACGACACAGGGGTGATATCTCCAACGGCCGCCATTAGCTCCATTCCCTACACCCCTACCGAGTCGCTTCGTGCCATGCACTACTTTTACCGACATAAAGATAAGTTGCTGGGGCCTGCCGGTTTCTACGATGCGTTCAGCCCTGAGCATAATTTTTGGGTGGCCGAGGCCTATTTGGCCATCGACCAAGGACCACAAATTATCATGATAGAAAACCACCGGACAGAACTATTATGGAGTCTTTTTATGCAAAATGAAGAGGTAAGGGCGGGTCTTGATAAACTGGGTTTTCAATATAGCAATTGA